One genomic segment of Pedobacter endophyticus includes these proteins:
- the coaBC gene encoding bifunctional phosphopantothenoylcysteine decarboxylase/phosphopantothenate--cysteine ligase CoaBC: MLKNKNIILGVCGSIAAYKSAFLVRLLVKAGANVKVILTPDGANFITPLTLATLSKNPVYTQYFEEDTGVWSNHVELGLWADLILIAPISANTLAKLATGICDNLLTAVYLSAKCPVYVAPAMDLDMWKHETTQHNIQQISSFGNVIIHPGKGELASGLYGEGRMPEPEEIASFLEDRIKQGMPLNGKKVLVTAGPTYEAIDPVRFIGNHSSGKMGFALADEFANLGAEVTLIAGPTAQQSTNALKRVDVISAEDMLKACISAFADSDITVMCAAVADYRPKVVASQKIKKQADDLTLELEKTADILATLGKEKKSGQILVGFALETHDEENYAKGKLEKKNLDLVVLNSLNDKGAGFKSDTNKITIFNKALEKTVFEMKSKTEVAKDICTAILKMIK; the protein is encoded by the coding sequence ATGCTAAAAAATAAAAACATTATCCTTGGCGTTTGCGGTAGCATAGCAGCTTATAAGTCGGCATTTTTAGTGCGGCTTTTAGTTAAGGCTGGTGCAAACGTTAAGGTTATTCTTACCCCCGATGGCGCAAATTTCATTACGCCACTTACCCTTGCTACGCTTTCTAAAAACCCGGTTTATACGCAGTATTTTGAAGAAGATACTGGCGTTTGGAGCAACCATGTCGAACTGGGCCTCTGGGCCGATTTAATTTTAATTGCCCCGATAAGCGCAAATACCCTGGCAAAATTGGCTACCGGAATTTGCGATAACCTGCTTACCGCCGTTTACCTTTCGGCAAAATGCCCGGTTTATGTTGCCCCAGCAATGGATTTAGATATGTGGAAACATGAAACCACGCAACATAACATTCAACAAATTTCGAGCTTTGGCAATGTGATAATTCATCCCGGAAAAGGCGAATTAGCTAGCGGGTTGTATGGTGAAGGCAGAATGCCGGAGCCGGAAGAAATCGCTTCTTTTTTAGAAGATCGAATTAAACAGGGAATGCCCTTAAATGGGAAAAAAGTGCTGGTAACGGCTGGCCCCACTTATGAGGCAATTGACCCGGTTCGGTTTATTGGCAACCATTCGTCGGGCAAGATGGGCTTTGCCCTCGCCGATGAATTTGCGAACTTAGGCGCCGAGGTAACCCTGATTGCAGGGCCAACAGCACAGCAGTCGACAAACGCCTTAAAACGGGTTGATGTGATCAGCGCCGAAGATATGCTTAAAGCCTGCATATCGGCTTTTGCAGATAGCGACATTACGGTGATGTGCGCCGCGGTAGCAGATTACCGCCCGAAAGTTGTCGCATCGCAGAAGATTAAGAAACAAGCGGACGACTTGACGTTGGAACTGGAAAAAACCGCAGATATTCTCGCTACATTAGGCAAGGAAAAGAAATCGGGTCAAATTTTGGTCGGTTTTGCCTTAGAAACCCACGATGAGGAAAATTATGCCAAAGGCAAACTCGAAAAAAAGAATTTGGACCTTGTTGTGCTCAATTCCCTGAACGATAAAGGTGCGGGCTTTAAATCAGATACCAATAAAATTACTATTTTTAACAAAGCTTTGGAAAAGACGGTATTTGAAATGAAATCGAAAACGGAGGTGGCTAAAGATATCTGTACGGCTATTTTAAAGATGATAAAATGA
- a CDS encoding DNA-directed RNA polymerase subunit omega encodes MNTNKPAVPNTTVTRNVHDLDRTTDNLYESLVVIAKRANQISNNVKEELHGKLAEFASSNDNLEEIFENREQIEISKHYERMPKPVLVAMDEFLNDKIYHRNPAKEQK; translated from the coding sequence ATGAATACTAACAAACCTGCTGTACCAAATACTACAGTTACCAGAAACGTACACGATTTAGATAGAACAACAGATAACCTTTATGAGTCGTTAGTTGTTATTGCTAAAAGGGCAAATCAGATTTCGAATAACGTTAAAGAAGAGTTACACGGTAAATTGGCAGAATTTGCATCGAGTAACGACAACCTGGAAGAGATTTTTGAGAACCGCGAGCAAATTGAAATCAGCAAGCACTACGAGCGCATGCCGAAGCCTGTTTTAGTTGCTATGGATGAGTTTTTGAATGATAAAATTTATCACAGAAACCCTGCTAAAGAACAAAAATAG
- a CDS encoding outer membrane protein assembly factor BamD, whose product MFKVKHLIILVFVAALGIAGCKSRFEKLRASNDVAKKYQEALRLYNKRDYSKALVLFEDLSQKYRGRAEAEDLNYYYAYTLYRLQDYTTARYQFKSFADTYPASKNAEEARYMGAYCYYLESPIYSLDQENTYKAIDALQLFINLYPTSDRAAAAAKYITDLRGKLEDKAFENAKMYLTTGPSNVDNYRAAVIALQNAQRDYPDIKYAEEMDFLMIKAQYLYAKNSYVIRQEDRYNEAIALYTAFSEKYPDSKFIKEAKDLKGDAEAGIVATKEELALYAADQEKYRQMLIRTGKLKDTVSVRPTNADNTNIKN is encoded by the coding sequence ATGTTTAAAGTTAAACACTTAATTATTTTGGTTTTTGTTGCCGCATTGGGTATTGCGGGCTGTAAAAGTCGTTTCGAAAAGCTCAGGGCGAGTAACGACGTTGCGAAAAAATACCAGGAGGCGCTTCGTTTATATAACAAACGCGATTACAGCAAAGCGTTGGTGCTTTTTGAAGATCTTTCGCAGAAATACCGCGGTCGTGCTGAAGCGGAAGACCTAAACTACTATTACGCTTATACATTATATAGATTACAGGATTATACTACTGCAAGGTACCAGTTCAAGAGTTTCGCAGATACTTACCCCGCAAGTAAAAATGCGGAGGAGGCTCGTTATATGGGGGCTTATTGTTATTATTTAGAATCGCCAATTTACTCTTTGGATCAAGAGAACACCTATAAAGCTATTGATGCATTGCAGCTGTTTATTAACTTATACCCTACCAGCGATCGTGCTGCTGCAGCGGCAAAGTACATTACGGATTTAAGGGGCAAGCTTGAAGATAAGGCTTTCGAAAATGCGAAGATGTACTTAACCACGGGGCCAAGTAATGTTGACAATTACAGAGCAGCTGTTATTGCACTGCAAAATGCGCAGAGAGATTATCCGGATATCAAATATGCGGAGGAAATGGACTTTTTAATGATTAAGGCACAATATTTATATGCGAAAAACAGTTATGTAATTCGCCAGGAAGATCGTTATAATGAAGCGATAGCTTTATATACCGCGTTTTCTGAGAAATATCCTGACAGCAAATTTATTAAAGAAGCCAAAGACTTAAAAGGCGATGCTGAAGCCGGAATTGTGGCTACAAAAGAAGAGCTTGCGTTATACGCGGCCGATCAAGAAAAATACAGACAAATGCTGATTAGAACTGGTAAGTTAAAGGATACTGTTTCCGTACGACCAACTAATGCAGATAACACCAATATTAAAAATTAA
- a CDS encoding PorP/SprF family type IX secretion system membrane protein: MKKLSIILCILMLFKLVRAQQEAQFSQYMFNAIYINPAYAGYHEQLNIHGFYRNQWTGIEGAPKTLSFAIDAVANKGNVGLALNALSEKLGAQRTFSAFANYAYRVRMNNDGSSRLSFGIGLGLMQSGLAAELLNPNDYETNLPVGFYSLMMPEARAGVMFANDKFYAGFSAGNLISQFLKNEKYIFIPKPKPHYYLTAGLLLPLSANVYIKPSFLIKEDRAGPTSLDLNAFFIFYDRLWIGGSYRTAIALFDKPHLQNDLSKTNAAIAALQVFPAHFRIGYAYDFSIGPLRHYSEGAHELSIGYFFNRNNLRMRTPRYF, encoded by the coding sequence ATGAAAAAACTATCGATAATTTTATGTATATTAATGTTATTTAAACTTGTACGGGCACAGCAAGAGGCCCAGTTTAGTCAGTACATGTTTAATGCTATATATATTAACCCGGCCTACGCGGGGTACCATGAGCAGCTGAATATACATGGCTTTTACCGCAATCAATGGACTGGTATAGAAGGGGCTCCAAAAACCCTTTCTTTTGCTATAGATGCGGTTGCCAACAAGGGAAATGTAGGTTTAGCGCTGAATGCATTGAGTGAAAAGCTGGGTGCTCAACGAACTTTCTCTGCCTTTGCAAACTATGCTTACCGAGTGAGGATGAATAATGACGGATCATCGCGTCTCTCCTTTGGTATTGGTTTGGGGCTAATGCAATCGGGCTTAGCTGCCGAGCTCCTGAACCCCAATGACTACGAAACGAACCTTCCCGTAGGGTTTTATAGTCTAATGATGCCCGAGGCAAGGGCCGGTGTGATGTTTGCCAACGATAAGTTCTACGCGGGATTTTCTGCAGGAAATCTAATTAGCCAGTTTTTAAAAAATGAAAAGTATATTTTCATTCCAAAACCGAAGCCTCATTATTATTTAACAGCGGGTTTACTGTTACCGTTGTCTGCAAACGTCTATATAAAACCGTCATTTTTAATTAAAGAGGACAGGGCCGGGCCAACAAGTCTTGATTTGAACGCTTTCTTCATCTTTTATGACAGACTATGGATCGGTGGTTCCTACAGAACTGCGATAGCACTTTTTGACAAGCCTCATTTGCAAAATGATCTTAGTAAAACAAACGCTGCAATAGCGGCGTTACAAGTATTCCCTGCACATTTTAGAATTGGATATGCCTACGATTTCTCTATCGGACCCCTGCGGCACTACAGCGAGGGCGCACACGAATTATCAATTGGCTACTTTTTTAATCGTAACAATTTACGCATGCGCACCCCACGATATTTTTAA